The Chamaesiphon minutus PCC 6605 DNA window GATTGGGAATGTCCAGCACCAAATCCAAGCTGATATGCTCGACTTGTCCGGGTCGATCGGGATTATAATGAGGGCGCGAGCCAGGTAACTGAAAGGATTTGTGTCCGTTATTCTCATCAAGATGGCTGTAGGGCATAATAGATTCTATAATCCTGTTTGGATATCTAAGGCTATATCTTAAATTATGACGCTCAAAGACTTAGAATCCCAATTGTTAGCCCTGACTCCCGCCGAAAAACACCGCGCGATCGAGTTATTGACTCAAAGTTTAGCCAGCACCCAGCCAGAAATCGCCCCACCTCCAGAAATTAGCAGTGTTGAAGCCTGCATCGCCAATACCAAAATTGCCATCTGGGAGCTAGTCAACGCCCAGGATCTCGGCTGTAGCGATCGAGACTTGCTGAAAATGTATCCGCAGCTTACTCAGAGCGATTTAGACACCGCCTGGGAGTATGCAGACGCACATCCTGAAGAGATTAGACTGGCTTTACTAGCGATCGATGAGTAATTGGTTTTTAAAAACGTATACTTGTAATCCAATTAATCGAGTCAGCATATATAGAAATAGAAGAGGAAGAAGACTAATGCAATATCCAATTGTAATTTATCCTTGTGAAGAAGGTGGATATGTTGCCGAAGTTTCAGCACTGAAAGGCTGTTTGGCACAAGGAGAAACCTTAGATGAAGTTCTCAACGAGTTGAAAATTGTGACCGATTTGTGGATGGAAACAGCCGAAAAATATGGTCAAAAGTTACCAGATGTGGCAGACTCGATCGAAAAGATGAAAGCCTTGAGTAATTAGCGATCGAGACTTGCTGCAATTTAGACACTGCCTGGGAGTAAGCAGACGCACATTCTGAAGAGATTAGACTGGCTCTATAAGCGATCGATGAACGATCTCTAGTTTTTAAAAACGTATATGACACTCAAAGAATTAGAGTCTCAATTACTAGCATTGACCTCATCTGAAAAAGAACAAGCCATTCAATTATTGGCTCAAAGCTTAGGTTCTATTAGAACTGGAGTTGAAAAAACTCCAGGAATCTGTGGCGGAAATGCTAGAATTGTTAATACTAGAATTACTGTCTGGGGGCTAGTCAATGCCAAAGAGATCGGTTATAGCGATGGCGATTTACTGCAAAGTTATCCACAGCTCAACGCGATCGATCTAGTAAATGCGTGGAATTATGCTAAAGCTCATCCTGATGAGATTGTGCTAGCCATTCAGGAAAACGAGATAGCTTAATTGTATGGCACGCTTATATGCTGACGAACAATTCCCTTTTCCAGTAGTAGAATTTTTACGTTTATTAGGGCATGATGTTTTAACAGTGCAAGCAGCAGGCAAAGCCGGACAAAAAATTCACGATCCAGACGTTTTAGATTTTGCAACTGAAGAAAATAGAAGTGTTATTACTCTAAATCGGAATGACTTTATTCAACTACACAAGATTCGGCCCCATCATGCGGGCATTATTGTATGTTCCGACGATCGCAATTGGGAAGCTTTGGCAAATAGGATCGATCGAGCTATAAATGATGAGATATTAACCAATCGACTGATTAGAGTTAATCGTCTATAATTACATATCACTATCAAATCCAAAATTAAAATCCATTTCATCTATGCCAATAAATTTTAATTCTACCTGCCCAGGCCGTTCAACGTCCATAGTCTCTTCTGATAAGCTTATCTCTTGCCCATCCCAATTATTGTTCTCACCCTGATAAAAACCTATGGAAATCTCTGATAACATTGGCTCTTGTTGATACAAAATATTATTATTTTTACCTCGATAGACTTCACCATTTGGTAGTTTTATAGCCTCTCCGGGAATAGCCTCTCTACCATCAGGTTGAATATATTGGATATATTCTGTCCCGTCTATCTCGATCCTGTTGAATACTTTATATCTAATTCCATTAGGTGTTTGAAAAGATCCATCAGATTCCATACCTGTCATTCTTTCCGATTCTTCTTGAGGCATAACGAGACCAGTTAACTTGTCGGTCGTTAATTTGTAACGAATCCCTCCAGAGCTTTCATCATCTATGTCGATACATCCAGAATCTACACCAGGAGTCAAAGGTAAGTTGTCAAAATCTACTGGTGTTGGATAACTAGTCAAGAATCGTTCATAATTTAACATAAAGAATTACTATCAGTAATAATAGACAATCTAGAGAAATAAATTTGCTGGTAAATAACAAAAAAAATTGAGGTCATGTAATAGTTTTCAACGATTGGCGAAACTGCTTTACCAGATTATTCTTCCCGATCGATGTTGATAAACTGAGAAATCGTAAAATGTCTGCCGTCTGCAATCGTGGTAAAGCAAGGCTACTATCTCGGATGACATACTCATTCTCTACTAACTCATAAATAGTCAAAATTTGCCCATCATATCGCCAAATTTCTGTAACTTTGAGGGCGGCATAAATTGAAAATCGATCGAGAGAACTACTGGTAATATCGATTTCTACGGCCAAATCTGGTGGCGGTAGTTTTGCCAGATCGATTTGTGCGACACCTCGAACTATTGCCTCATTTTGGATGTAATAACACTGGTCTGGTTCGAGTCCTTTGGCGAGATCTTCTCGACTACAAGTTAGCGAACCCAGGCTGCGAATTTCTAGATTGAGTTCTTCTGTTGCCGCTTCGATGAGGCGACCGAGAATTTTTTTATAGGTTTCATGTGGCGCGAGCGGCATACGAATTTCGAGTGTGCCACGATCGTAAGTCAGTCTCATCGCAGGTTCTCGTTCAAAGTCAACGATTAGAGACTGATACGATTGCCAACTGATATTCTTTAAAACTACCCGATCGGGACTTTGGATGAGTGTTGCTGTCATAATTGCTTCCAAGGTAAATGGTCGCTGTAAATATTATACTTGCAACTTTATACCATTAATTAAGCCTTGGGAGACTATCTAGAGCCAACACCAATTACTAATGGCAGAGATTGTGGATGAACCCACTCCTCATTTCCATCCCAAGGCTCATGGTGACAATGATATCCATTAGCGGTATCGTCAGGAAAGTTAAACCAATCTGCAAAAGTTGTAAGTCTGTCACCATTACCTACGATCTCTAATTTGTCATCGATTGCCGATACTTTTACCGCTCCAACCTCACGGCGGATTGACAGAAACTGCAAGCAGCGATCGTATGGGACTGGATCGACATTTAATGTAGCTATAGTAGCTTCAACTCGATCGGACTCAACAAAGTCAATCATAAATTGGCAAACTTGCCGTAAACTTTCAGGCGTTCCGGATATGTCGGCATTCCCATAATCGGATTCACTATATACAATAGCGATCGACAGCCGATCTCGTTCGTTTTCTATTCTGGGTATCATTGCTATGTCTGAAATCGCCACTTCACCAACTGCTTCAGACATTAACACGATCGATTCCATTCTCGATCGAGCCATGCAAGGCGATGATATCTCCACTGTAGACGCACTTTTGCTGCTAACTCAAACCCATCCAGATATTATCGAGCGAATTAGACTTACAGCCGATAGGTTACGTCAAATCCAAGTTGGCGATACCGTCACCTATGTAATTAACCGCAATATCAACTTCACCAATATTTGCGAGCAGCACTGTAGTTTTTGTGCCTTTCGCCGCGATGAAGGGACAGACGGAGCTTTCTGGCTGAGTACCGAGCAGATTTTAGCAAAAGCCGCCGCCG harbors:
- a CDS encoding DUF5615 family PIN-like protein, producing the protein MARLYADEQFPFPVVEFLRLLGHDVLTVQAAGKAGQKIHDPDVLDFATEENRSVITLNRNDFIQLHKIRPHHAGIIVCSDDRNWEALANRIDRAINDEILTNRLIRVNRL
- a CDS encoding DUF433 domain-containing protein; amino-acid sequence: MTLKDLESQLLALTPAEKHRAIELLTQSLASTQPEIAPPPEISSVEACIANTKIAIWELVNAQDLGCSDRDLLKMYPQLTQSDLDTAWEYADAHPEEIRLALLAIDE
- a CDS encoding type II toxin-antitoxin system HicB family antitoxin, with translation MQYPIVIYPCEEGGYVAEVSALKGCLAQGETLDEVLNELKIVTDLWMETAEKYGQKLPDVADSIEKMKALSN
- a CDS encoding Uma2 family endonuclease, coding for MTATLIQSPDRVVLKNISWQSYQSLIVDFEREPAMRLTYDRGTLEIRMPLAPHETYKKILGRLIEAATEELNLEIRSLGSLTCSREDLAKGLEPDQCYYIQNEAIVRGVAQIDLAKLPPPDLAVEIDITSSSLDRFSIYAALKVTEIWRYDGQILTIYELVENEYVIRDSSLALPRLQTADILRFLSLSTSIGKNNLVKQFRQSLKTIT
- a CDS encoding Imm32 family immunity protein, with the protein product MSEAVGEVAISDIAMIPRIENERDRLSIAIVYSESDYGNADISGTPESLRQVCQFMIDFVESDRVEATIATLNVDPVPYDRCLQFLSIRREVGAVKVSAIDDKLEIVGNGDRLTTFADWFNFPDDTANGYHCHHEPWDGNEEWVHPQSLPLVIGVGSR
- a CDS encoding DUF433 domain-containing protein encodes the protein MTLKELESQLLALTSSEKEQAIQLLAQSLGSIRTGVEKTPGICGGNARIVNTRITVWGLVNAKEIGYSDGDLLQSYPQLNAIDLVNAWNYAKAHPDEIVLAIQENEIA